From a single Populus nigra chromosome 18, ddPopNigr1.1, whole genome shotgun sequence genomic region:
- the LOC133677804 gene encoding cationic amino acid transporter 1-like yields MVGGNFHGDHQEGGDQEGMRRRRGCGCSCTKSDFLPEESFQSIGNYLQALKETPMRFKDRLLTRSLDSTELHEIKSRSDHEMKKNLTWWDLIWFGIGAVIGAGIFVLTGLEAKEHAGPAVVLSFVVSGVSAMLSVFCYTEFAVEIPVAGGSFAYLRVELGDFMAFIAAGNIILEYVIGGAAVARSWTSYFATLCNHKPDDFRIIAHSLPEDYGHLDPISVFVCAAICVLAVLSTKGSSRFNYVASIIHVVVILFIIVAGLAKADTKNYADFSPHGARGIFVASAVLFFAYIGFDAVATMAEETRNPARDIPIGLVGSMSITTIAYCLMAVTLCLMVPYQKIDEDAPFSVAFETVGWGWAKYVVAAGALKGMTTVLLVSAVGQARYLTHIARTHMMPPWLAHVNERTGTPVNATIVMLAATAIVGFFTKLDILSNLLSISTLFIFMLVALALLVRRYYVSGITTQENRVKLIMCIVAILGSSIATAVIWGTADEDSWLGYVITIPLWFCATLALKLLVPQARDPKLWGVPLVPWLPSASILINIFLLGSIDKKSFIRFAAWTGFLLVYYFLFGLHASYDTAKASGENNKVEDGLKNVEEGAVPSRTGS; encoded by the exons ATGGTAGGCGGCAATTTCCATGGGGATCATCAAGAAGGTGGAGACCAAGAGgggatgaggaggaggaggggatGTGGATGCAGCTGTACAAAGAGCGATTTCTTGCCTGAGGAATCGTTTCAAAGCATTGGAAATTATCTTCAAGCACTTAAAGAAACTCCCATGAGGTTCAAGGATAGGCTCCTGACTCGATCCTTGGACTCGACCGAGCTCCATGAGATCAAATCCAGAAGTGACCATGAGATGAAGAAAAACCTTACTTGGTGGGATCTCATATGGTTTGGCATCGGTGCTGTAATCGGTGCTGGCATTTTCGTGCTCACAGGACTTGAGGCTAAAGAACATGCTGGCCCTGCAGTTGTCTTGTCGTTCGTTGTTTCCGGCGTTTCTGCCATGCTTTCTGTCTTCTGTTACACTGAGTTTGCCGTGGAAATTCCCGTTGCAG GTGGTTCTTTTGCTTATTTGAGGGTAGAGCTAGGTGACTTCATGGCCTTCATTGCTGCTGGCAACATAATACTTGAGTATGTCATTGGTGGTGCTGCTGTTGCTAGGTCGTGGACATCCTACTTTGCCACTCTTTGCAACCACAAACCAGATGACTTCCGAATCATAGCCCACAGCCTTCCTGAGGACTATGGCCACCTTGATCCCATATCTGTTTTTGTTTGTGCTGCCATTTGTGTCCTTGCGGTCCTTAGTACCAAGGGCTCGTCACGCTTCAATTATGTTGCTTCCATCATCCATGTTGTCGTGATCCTCTTCATCATTGTTGCTGGTCTTGCTAAAGCAGACACGAAAAATTACGCTGATTTTTCTCCCCATGGAGCCCGTGGTATTTTTGTGGCTTCAGCTGTGCTCTTCTTTGCTTATATTGGATTTGACGCTGTTGCCACCATGGCAGAAGAAACCAGGAACCCTGCTAGAGATATCCCGATCGGTCTCGTTGGCTCAATGTCCATAACTACAATAGCATATTGTTTGATGGCAGTAACATTGTGCTTAATGGTACCGTACCAGAAGATTGATGAGGATGCCCCATTTTCAGTAGCATTCGAAACCGTAGGTTGGGGTTGGGCTAAGTACGTTGTGGCAGCTGGTGCATTGAAAGGCATGACAACAGTTCTGCTCGTTTCTGCTGTAGGGCAGGCGCGGTATCTCACACATATTGCACGCACTCACATGATGCCACCTTGGTTAGCTCACGTTAATGAGAGGACTGGCACCCCGGTAAATGCCACTATTGTCATGCTTGCTGCAACTGCTATCGTTGGCTTTTTCACCAAGCTTGATATTCTGTCCAACCTTCTTTCCATCTCCACATTGTTTATCTTCATGCTTGTGGCTTTGGCTCTTCTCGTGCGCCGCTACTATGTTAGTGGTATCACAACACAAGAAAATCGCGTCAAGCTCATCATGTGCATTGTGGCCATTCTTGGTTCTTCAATAGCAACGGCTGTTATTTGGGGTACTGCTGATGAAGATAGTTGGCTTGGGTATGTGATCACGATACCATTATGGTTCTGTGCTACTTTAGCACTCAAGCTTCTTGTTCCACAAGCAAGGGATCCAAAATTATGGGGTGTTCCGTTGGTGCCATGGCTACCATCTGCTTCAATTCTCATCAACATTTTCCTTTTGGGATCTATAGATAAGAAATCATTTATAAGATTTGCTGCATGGACTGGATTTTTGTTGGTATACTACTTTCTATTTGGATTACATGCCTCCTATGACACAGCTAAGGCATCAGGAGAGAACAATAAGGTTGAGGATGGTCTCAAGAATGTTGAAGAAGGTGCTGTCCCTTCCCGGACTGGTTCATGA
- the LOC133677871 gene encoding alpha-L-fucosidase 1-like: MAKLWCHLSIIILLQVSKFVISRREVTTPPLPILPLPSSSQLKWQERELIMFLHFGVNTFTDSEWGTGHENPAIFNPVGLNASQWVNVAAEAGFSLMILTAKHHDGFCLWPSKYTDHSVASSPWKNGRGDVVQELVIAARAHEGIDVGLYLSPWDRHDIRYGHDLQYNEYYLAQLQELLNKYGSVREIWFDGAKGSNVPNMSYYFSDWFSMVKELQTSINIFSDAGPDVRWVGNEMGFAGSTCWSTINRTSLSIGNGSIVDYLNTGDSKGTDWLPAECDVSIREGWFWHKSESPKRLSVLLDIYYKSVGRNCVLLFNVPPNTTGLISENDVQRLKEFRGAIDTIFSTNLAESCFVRASSQRGGKDGDFGPENVLDGDHLWTYWAPKDEESEDNWIEFKCIDKLRFNVIRIQEAIGLGQRIKQHEVYVDGRKVAKGTTVGHKRLHRLEKGVVKGQIVRIKILKSRAVPLIASIGLHYDPFWHPNET, translated from the exons ATGGCCAAGTTGTGGTGCCATCTGAGCATAATCATATTGCTTCAAGTTTCAAAATTTGTCATCTCAAGACGTGAAGTCACCACACCTCCATTACCAATCCTACCATTACCATCATCTTCTCAATTGAAATGGCAGGAAAGGGAACTCATAATGTTTCTTCACTTTGGTGTCAATACATTCACTGATTCTGAATGGGGCACTGGTCATGAAAACCCTGCTATTTTCAATCCAGTTGGGCTTAATGCTAGCCAGTGGGTCAATGTGGCAGCAGAAGCTGGGTTTTCTCTCATGATACTGACTGCAAAACATCATGATGGTTTTTGCTTATGGCCTAGTAAGTACACTGACCATTCTGTGGCAAGCAGTCCATGGAAAAACGGGCGTGGAGATGTTGTTCAAGAACTTGTCATCGCTGCCAGGGCTCACGAAGGGATTGATGTGGGGCTGTATCTTTCTCCATGGGATAGGCATGATATAAGATACGGTCATGATTTGCAGTACAATGAATACTACTTGGCTCAATTGCAAGAACTTCTTAACAA GTATGGGAGCGTTAGGGAGATATGGTTTGATGGTGCAAAAGGGTCAAATGTGCCAAACATGTCATACTATTTCTCGGATTGGTTTTCAATGGTGAAAGAGTTGCAAACTTCCATCAACATATTTTCTGATGCCGGCCCGGATGTCAGATGGGTTGGAAATGAAATGGGATTTGCAGGAAGTACATGTTGGTCCACCATTAACAGGACCTCACTTTCAATCGGAAATGGAAGCATCGTCGA CTATCTCAACACTGGTGATTCGAAAGGGACAGATTGGCTGCCGGCAGAATGTGATGTTTCGATCCGAGAAGGATGGTTTTGGCATAAATCAGAATCACCAAAGAGGTTAAGCGTGTTACTTGACATCTATTACAAGTCGGTAGGACGAAATTGTGTGCTATTATTCAATGTGCCTCCCAACACGACCGGCCTTATATCTGAGAATGATGTACAGAGACTAAAAGAATTCCGAGGTGCAATCGACACCATATTTTCTACAAATTTGGCTGAGAGTTGCTTTGTAAGAGCTAGCAGCCAAAGAGGGGGGAAGGATGGCGATTTCGGACCCGAAAACGTGCTAGATGGCGACCATTTGTGGACTTATTGGGCACCAAAAGACGAAGAGTCCGAAGATAATTGGATCGAGTTCAAATGTATTGATAAATTGAGATTTAATGTTATTAGGATTCAAGAAGCAATTGGTCTTGGTCAAAGGATCAAACAACATGAAGTTTATGTAGATGGTAGGAAGGTTGCTAAAGGGACTACAGTGGGGCACAAGAGGTTACATAGACTTGAAAAGGGAGTCGTCAAGGGTCAAATTGTGAGGATTAAGATTCTCAAATCAAGAGCAGTGCCATTGATCGCTTCCATTGGTTTGCATTATGACCCTTTTTGGCACCCAAATGAGACATGA
- the LOC133678640 gene encoding subtilisin-like protease SBT1.3: MFEIPVKWLVFILTIYLPFNIVVSMNNPLTRKTYIVQMDRSAKPEYFTSHLEWYSSKVQSVLSKPEIEGNADEEDRIIYSYETAFHGVAAKLNEEEAERLEQADGVVAIFPETKYQLHTTRSPMFLGLEPEDTTSVWSEKLAGHDVIVGVLDTGIWPESESFNDTGMTPVPTHWKGMCETGRGFQKHHCNKKIVGARVFYRGYEAVTGKINGQNEYKSPRDQDGHGTHTAATVAGSPVRGANLLGYAHGTARGMAPGARIAVYKVCWAGGCFSSDILSAVDRAVADGVNVLSISLGGGVSSYYRDSLSIAAFGSMEMGVFVSCSAGNAGPEPASLTNVSPWITTVGASTMDRDFPATARLGTGRTISGVSLYKGRRTLSTRKQYPLVYMGGNSSSLDPSSLCLEGTLNPRVVAGKIVICERGISPRVQKGQVAKQAGAVGMILANTAANGEELVADCHLLPAVAVGEREGKLIKSYALTSRNATATLAFRGTSLGIRPSPVVAAFSSRGPNLLTLEILKPDIVAPGVNILAAWTGDLGPSSLPTDHRRVKFNILSGTSMSCPHVSGIAALLKARHPEWSPATIKSALMTTAYVHDNTHHPLKDASAATPSTPFDHGAGHINPMKAQDPGLIYDLKPQDYFDFLCTQKLTPTQLKVFGKYANRSCRHSLANPGDLNYPSISAVFPDDTSIKVLTLHRTVTNVGLPSSTYHVVVSPFKGATVKVEPEILNFTRKNQKLSYKIIFTTKNRQTMPEFGGLVWKDGAHKVRSPIAITWLTPVT; the protein is encoded by the coding sequence ATGTTTGAAATTCCAGTGAAATGGCTGGTTTTCATTCTAACAATTTATCTACCTTTCAACATTGTCGTTTCTATGAACAACCCATTGACAAGAAAGACTTACATTGTCCAAATGGATAGGTCTGCAAAGCCAGAATACTTCACCAGTCACCTTGAATGGTATTCATCGAAAGTACAGTCAGTATTGTCTAAGCCTGAAATTGAAGGCAATGCAGATGAGGAGGACAGGATAATTTATAGCTACGAGACTGCTTTTCATGGGGTTGCCGCCAAGTTGAATGAAGAAGAAGCTGAAAGACTAGAGCAAGCAGATGGAGTAGTGGCTATTTTCCCAGAGACTAAATATCAACTACACACAACAAGAAGTCCCATGTTTCTTGGGCTTGAACCTGAAGACACCACGAGTGTCTGGTCTGAAAAACTTGCAGGCCATGATGTCATAGTGGGAGTGCTGGACACAGGGATTTGGCCAGAGAGtgagagcttcaatgacacagGCATGACTCCAGTGCCTACTCACTGGAAAGGGATGTGTGAGACAGGCAGGGGTTTTCAGAAACACcattgtaacaaaaaaattgtCGGTGCAAGAGTCTTCTACAGAGGATATGAAGCTGTTACTGGCAAAATCAATGGGCAAAATGAGTATAAATCGCCAAGAGATCAAGATGGTCATGGAACTCACACAGCAGCTACAGTTGCTGGCTCTCCAGTTCGTGGAGCAAATCTATTGGGCTATGCTCATGGAACCGCAAGAGGGATGGCACCTGGGGCTAGAATTGCAGTTTACAAGGTTTGCTGGGCTGGTGGATGTTTCAGCTCAGATATTCTGTCCGCAGTTGATAGGGCAGTAGCTGATGGAGTGAATGTCTTATCAATATCTTTGGGTGGTGGGGTTTCGTCTTACTACCGCGACAGTTTGTCCATAGCTGCCTTTGGATCAATGGAGATGGGTGTTTTTGTTTCATGCTCAGCGGGAAATGCAGGACCTGAACCTGCCAGCCTCACCAATGTCTCACCATGGATCACCACAGTTGGTGCTAGTACTATGGACAGAGATTTTCCAGCCACTGCCAGGCTAGGAACTGGCagaactatatctggagtttcACTCTATAAAGGCCGAAGGACTTTGTCGACACGGAAGCAATATCCTCTAGTTTACATGGGAGGCAACTCTAGCAGCCTCGACCCAAGTTCATTGTGCTTGGAAGGAACTTTAAATCCTCGCGTTGTTGCTGGAAAGATTGTGATATGTGAACGCGGTATTAGTCCTCGAGTTCAAAAGGGTCAGGTAGCAAAACAAGCAGGGGCAGTAGGCATGATTCTAGCAAATACAGCAGCAAATGGAGAGGAGCTGGTTGCAGACTGTCACCTGCTTCCAGCAGTTGCAGtgggagagagagaagggaaatTGATCAAAAGTTACGCTTTAACTAGTCGAAATGCAACTGCAACTCTAGCTTTTCGTGGTACAAGTTTGGGAATTAGGCCTTCTCCAGTAGTGGCAGCATTTTCATCCAGAGGACCAAATTTACTGACTCTTGAGATTCTGAAACCTGATATTGTTGCACCCGGTGTGAACATACTCGCTGCCTGGACTGGTGATTTAGGTCCATCAAGTTTGCCAACAGATCACAGGAGAGTGAAGTTCAACATACTCTCAGGAACTTCCATGTCATGCCCACATGTTAGTGGAATTGCTGCCTTGCTCAAGGCTAGGCACCCAGAATGGAGTCCAGCAACAATCAAATCTGCACTGATGACAACAGCTTATGTTCATGATAACACCCACCATCCACTGAAAGATGCTTCAGCAGCTACTCCTTCAACCCCTTTTGATCATGGTGCAGGGCACATAAACCCAATGAAAGCTCAAGACCCAGGTCTGATTTATGATCTTAAACCTCAGGATTACTTCGATTTTCTCTGCACACAGAAGCTTACTCCAACACAGCTGAAAGTTTTCGGCAAGTACGCAAACAGGTCTTGTCGACATTCCCTCGCAAATCCAGGGGATTTGAACTATCCATCTATCTCGGCAGTTTTCCCAGATGATACTTCGATTAAAGTTTTGACTCTCCACAGAACTGTTACCAATGTTGGCCTTCCATCTTCAACATACCATGTAGTGGTCTCACCATTCAAAGGAGCAACAGTTAAAGTCGAACCAGAAATCTTGAACTTCACTAGGAAAAATCAGAAACTATCTTACAAGATCATCTTCACCACAAAGAATAGGCAAACAATGCCTGAGTTTGGAGGTTTGGTATGGAAGGATGGAGCACACAAAGTAAGAAGCCCAATTGCTATCACTTGGTTGACACCAGTTACATAA